The DNA sequence CCTATTATAGGAAATTTTAACTATCAGTCAATACCGAGCGGGTTTATTAAAAATTAGAGCCCGTATTTTTCAATAATCTGTTCCCGTTTTTTCCCTAAGATATCATACTTCTGCCCAACCTTCTTAAAGGCTTCTATCGCCCGGTCTAAATGGTCCTTATTATGTGCCGCGGAAAGTTGCACCCGAATCCTCGCTTCACCCTTAGGGACGACGGGATAGAAAAAGCCAATCACATATATCCCCTCATAGTATAAATCCCGAGCGAATTCCTGAGCCAGTCGGGCATTATAAAGCATAATGGGCACAATGGGATGAATCCCCGGTTTGATATCAAATCCGGCTTCGGTCATCTTCTCCCGGAAATACTTCGTATTCCATTCTAACTTATCGCGTAACTCGGTCGTTTCCGAAAGTAAATCAACCACCGCAATGGTGGCGGCAATGACGGCCGGGCTCACTGTATTGGAAAAGAGGTAAGGTCGGGAACGTTGACGGAGGATTTCAATAATCTCCTTCTTTGATGATGTGCAACCGCCGGAGGCACCACCCATCGCCTTGCCAAAAGTGGTGGTGATAATATCTACCCGTTCCATAACTCCCCGATATTCATGAGTTCCTCTCCCGGTCTTACCGATAAAGCCGGTGGCGTGGGCATCGTCAAACATTACCAAGGCGTCATATTTATCCGCCAGTTCGCAAATGTCGTCAAGTTTGGCAATGTCGCCATCCATAGAAAAGACACCATCGGTAGCGATGATTCGGAATCTCTTATTTTGGGTCTCTTTCAACTTCTCTTCCAAATCTTTCATATCTCCGTGTTGGAAGATGTACCTTTCCGCCTTACACATCCTCACCCCGTCAATGATGGAGGCGTGGTTTAAGCGGTCAGAAATTATCGCATCCTGTTCGGTAAAAAGGGGTTCAAAGAGTCCAGCATTGGCATCAAAGCAGGAAGAATAGAGGATGGTATCCTCAGTGCCCAGAAATTTACTTATTTTCTTCTCCAAGATTTTATGAATATTTTGCGTGCCGCAGATGAAACGAACCGATGACATCCCATAACCATGGGAATCTAACCCTTTATGGGCGGCTTCAATTACCTTCGGGTGACTGGAAAGCCCCAGGTAGTTATTGGCACACATATTAATCACATCTTTCAAGGGCGCTTTTTCTGGATATTCTACCTTAATGTCCGGTCCCTGGGGAGTATGGATGTATCTCTCTTCCTTATAGAGACCGGCCTTTTTGGTATTATTCAACTCTTCAATTAAATAGTCTCTTATTTTACCGTAAGCCATAAATCCTCCTCATCTATTTTCTTAAAGGTAAGATTAACCAAAAAAAACCTTTTGTCAATCAGTTTTCAATTCAATTCCCCGGCGACTCTGGACAATAAAATCTAAGAGAAGATTGATTTCCGGAGAGGGGGGGAATTTTTTTATTTCTTTTAAGGCATCGCTCAGGTTTAATCGGGAGCGAAAGATTAAACGATATATCTTTTTGAGCAGGGCGATTTTCTCCTTAGGGAAATGATTTCTTTTTAAGCCCGTAATATTCACCCCTCTCACCCGGAAGGGATTACCTTCGCCAATCATAAAGGGGAGTAAGTCTTTTTTTAAATAGGAACAGGCGCCAACAAAAGCATAAGAACCGATCCGCACGTGCTGATGGATTCCAGCCATCCCCCCAATGTTCACAAAATCAAAAATCTGGCAGTGACCAGCGATTTGGGCGAAGTTGGTTATTATATTGTGGTTACCAATCTGGCAGTTATGAGAAATGTGGCAATAAGCCATAATAAAGTTATGGTCCCCAATCTTCGTCTCCTTCCCCTTACCCGTCGCTCGATGGATGGTTGTGTATTCCCTTATCACATTACCCCGACCGATTACCACCCGACTCTTTTCCCCTTTATATTTCAAATCTAAGGGGGGCATCCCAATAATTACCCCCTGGTAGATTTTATTCTCCGGACCAATAATCGTTCCCTCGCCAATTACCGCAAAGGGGTAGATAATAGTCTTCCGGCCAATGAAGGAATTTTTCTCCACTATTGCATAAGGAAAAATTTTTACCTCCTCCTCAATTTCTACCGATTTATCAATAATGGCTAAGGATGAAATCTTTGACTTCGCGGACAACGGTGAAATTAACGCAAGGCTGATTAGTTTTTAACCCCTTTTTCTTAAGCTTTCCTTTCTTTCTTCTCTCTTCTCTTCTCCCGAAGCAAGAGTTTATCCCGGTCGATTCCCGCGGCACGCAGAGCGTTTTGCCAACTGCCAAAGAACCGGATGGCTGCGGAATGGAGAGGACGGAAGATCTTCCGCACCTCCGTCGTGGTGCTTATCTTTACTCCTTTCTTTTCTAACTTTCGGATTTCTTTCAAGACCCTTTCCTTACGCCATCTCCTTGCCCAGAAGACCTTCTCCGGATCAATCCCCACCGCGCGCAGTGCATTATGCCAAGAACCAAAATAGCGACTGGCGGCGCCGAGGAGTTTTCGATCGTATTGGCGCACCACACTCGGAGTTAGAGAAATTTTTTTCCGGCGGAGTTCTCTTATCTTCTTCTTTACCAATGCCGCGTTCCAGCGGAGATTTTTTCTAATCTCATCGTAATTTAAACCTGCTAAGGTGATTGCCTTTTCCCAACTGCCAATATACCTGTAGGTCGGATATAATAGAATATAGTGCTTCTTTCTAATGTAACTAAGATCCAGGGGTTCGCCTCGCGCCTTTAATTCTTTTATCTTTTCAATAACTAATTCCTTAGACCATTTCGTTTTTCTCATCTTTCCTTAAATCCCAAAAGGATTTCGCCGGTTAGGGCAACCTCTTCCGCCACTTTTATCACACCTTGAAACTTAAATATATTTTCTCGCTTCTGAATCAATTCGCATCTCACCTTTAAGGTATCACCGGGACGAACCATTTTCTTAAAGCGCACCTTATCTAAACCCAAAAAGAGAGGTATCTTATTTCCTCTTTCTTCCTTCGGAATTCGTTTTAAGAGTAAAATGCCGGCGCTTTGGGCTAATGCCTCACAGAGCAAAACACCCGGCATTAATGGGAAGTTGGGAAAATGACCAGTAAAGAATGGTTCGTTTACCGTCACATTCTTAATCGTGGTAATCGTCGTCTCCCCTTCCTCCACCACCCGGTCAACAAAAAGGAAGGGGTAACGATGAGGAAGAATTTCCTTTATCTCGTCAATTTCCATATCCCAACTCCGCCATCCTTCTTAAAATTCTTTGATTCAGTCGGTGCGAAGGGTTACGGGTGAAAATTTTACCCCGCAGGTATCTTCCGATAACTCTTAAATCCCCCAGCAGGTCTAAAATCTTGTGGCGAATAAATTCCTCATCGGTGCGCAATCTTTTCGGAATGAGAATTTTCCCTTTCTTCTGATAAGAGAGACCAATTCTTTTTAAAAAGGAAGGAGAAGGATAGCGCCCAAAGGTTTTCGCCCAGACAATTTCTTTCTCATAAAGAGAAGGGGTGAGATGAGAAAGGGAAAAGGAAGAAAAGAGGCTTAAGGGGGAATAAGAAAAAGAAGCCCTTATCTCTAACTCCTCTCCCGGCAGGAAGGCGATAAAGGAATCCCGGTGAAATTCCACTAAAGGCTTTTTCACCAGAAGGAACTCTTTTACCTGCTCTTGATTTCGGATCTTCGCCTTTCTCAGAAGATTTAAGTACTTCTTGCCGCTCCCATCAAAGAAGGGGAATTCGCCACCTCTAATTTCCACTTTTAGGTTATCAATCCCCAATCCGTAACAAACCGAAAGGAAATGTTCAGGCATCAGGATACCATTAAAGGAGAGGGTTGATTTTGTAACCCTGACCTCTTGCCAATTTAGTCTCTTTCCGTTAATCACAATACCCGAATCCACTGGCGCTGGTGCCAAAGAAATCTCAACCGGACACCGCTTAAAAATTCCCCATCCCCTGGCCCGAACTTTTTTTTTATCGTCTTCTGCCAAAAAGAAGAGAAGTTCATTGTTTCTTAAACAGGTCTAAAAATCGGTCTTCGTACTTTTCAAAGAGACCCCATTTGTCCAATTCTCTTTTCAATTCGTATGCCTTACTCTTATCAATCTTTGCTTCCTGGAAGAGCCTTTCAATCTTTTCAAAGATGTGATAAGGAATCTTATCCTTTTCTACCACCTCTTCTTCCGCTTCTCCCTTCATTTCAAATAACTCGCGCATTTTATCTTCCATCATTTGAAATTGGGCATCCATCTCCTTAATCAGCAGATCCAATTCTTCAAAATTGATGCGGGTGGCTAAAATCCTTTGGAACGCTTCGTTTAATGCCTTCCAGGCTCTCGGATTGGGAAAGTTTATGGCGTAGACCGGAATGGTTGCTAAAAGGCAGGCCGCTGGTATCTCCCGTTCCTGGGCGTAACCGATGAGAAGCCCGTTGAGACCTGAGATATTACCCGCCTCCATAATTTTAATCCCGTATTGTAAAAGACGGTCGCGCATCCCCTTTTGGTTGGCCACTCCGTAAACGACCGATTTATCCCGATGGCTCATCGGTACCGGAAAGGAAGCACCGGTATAAATCTCCTTCACCTGAATTTCTTGTGCGAAGTCAAGGATTTCCGCAACCAACTTTTTGCCCGTTTTCCCTGAGAATTGGACCTCGCCTTCAAAAACGACCACATTCAATTCGGGATGGAAGAAGAAGGTGTAGTGGGGAGGAGGGGGTAAGAAGACAATCCCTTCCTCCACCCCGACTTCCTCCGGGGTATAAAATTCCGACATCGCAATCTGGGCAAATTTTACCATTTGGAGATTCCTTCTCAAATAATTAACCGCCCCAAAGCCCACATTTCCCATCCCCGGCCAAGCGGCAATAAAGATTGGCTTTTCAATCTTCATCCGTTTTAAGATTCTTATCGCCATCAATAAATAATAACTAATTTTCCAAATATGTCAATGCCGCTGGTTAGGGAGAGATATAAAACTATCACCTAAGATTTTCGGCGAGTCCTTCTATCTCCTCCTTCTTTCCGACAGAGAAGACAGTAATTTCTTTATCAATTCTCTTTATCAAACCCTGAAGGACCTTTCCGGGTCCGACCTCTAAAAATTTTTTATACCCTTTCTCCTTCGCCTTTTGCACCATCTTCGTAAAAAGAACGGGACTCGTTAATTGTTCAAAGAGGGAATTTTTAATTTCGGTAGCGTTGGGGGCGATATCCCCACTCTTATTCATAATTACTGGTATCTTCGGCTCCCTAAATGCAAATTCTTCTAAAAACTTCTTGAACTCTTCGCCGGAAGATTTAAGTAATGGAGAATGGAAGGCGCCCGAGACTGGTAAGGGAATTACTTTTGCTGCTCCGGCCTTCTTTGCCTCTTCGCCCGCCCTTTTTACCGCTGCCACCTCCCCCGAGATGACAATTTGGTCAAAGGCATTATAATTGGCAGGTACCACGACCCCTTCTACTTTTTCGCAGATCTCTTTCACCTGCTCTTCACTTAACCCAATGATTGCCGCCATCGTCCCTGGGTTTTTCTCCCCTTCCTTATACATCAACTCCCCTCTTCTTTTGACCATTTTGAGAACAGAGGGAAAATCAAAGACGCCTGCACAATAGAGGGCGGTATACTCACCCAGACTATGGCCGAAGGCAATCTCCGGATAAATCCCCTGATTCCTTAAAATCTCGAAAACGGCAATGGAGTGAACCAAGACCGCTGGTTGGGTGAGGAAGGTCTTCTTTAACTCTTCTTCCGGGCCAAAAAAGGATAGAGATTTGATGGGAAGTTTTAGATAATCCTCCGCCTCGTCATAAATCCTTTTTGCCTCTGGGAAATTATCATAAAGGTCTTTTCCCATCCCCACATATTGGGAACCTTGACCGGGAAAGGCAAAACCAAGCTTCATTTTATGATATAAAGGACATTAAATAAAGGGATCACCGCTTCTGGTTGACTCTTTTTTTCCTCGGGGATTTCGGTCTTGATAAACTTAACCCCTACTGCCCGCACGCAGTTATCCTTTATCGTATACCCTTCGCATTCCACTTCGCCCCCGGATTTGAGATAAATGGTAGGCATTTATCCCTCCCTTAGCCTTCGGGTTTTGGTAAGGAGCAGCGCAAGGGTTTATCTACCCGATATCCCAAGGCATAGTCCGCCTGCATCAGTTTATGGATTTCCCTTGATCCTTCATAAATCTGTGCCCCTTTGGCATTCCGGTAGAACCTTTCCACAGGATATTCATCCGAATAGCCATAAGCACCGTGGATTTGAACTGCGTTACTGGCGGCTCTTTCCGAAGCCTCACAGGCATACATCTTCGCCAAAGATGTTTCTTTCGTATTTCGTAGACCCTGATTTTTTAACCAACCAGCTTTTAAGCAAAGGAGCCTTGAGATTTCATAATCCTGAGCCATTTGGGCGATCATCTCTTTTACCAATTGGTGCTCCGCAATACTTTTTAGAAAGGTCTTTCTCTCTTTCGCATATTTTATTGAGGCATCAAGGCAGGCTCTAATTAAACCGGTGGCACCCCAAGCCACGGTATATCTCCCCTGGTCTAAGGCGAACATTGCAATCTTAAAACCTTCCCCTTCTTCCCCCAAGAGATTTTCCTTTGGTACTTCCACATCCTGCAAAGAAATTGAGCCGGTATTACCCGCCCGGATTCCCAATTTGCCGTGAATCGTAGCGGTCGTTAGACCTTTCATTCCCCTTTCCACAATGAAACAACTCATTCCGCTGTGGTCCCGTTTCTTCTTCTTCTCCCAATCGGTCCAGGCGAAAATTAGAAAGTTGTCCGCAACATCGGCTAAGGAAATCCACATCTTTTCTCCATTCAGCACATAGTACCCATTTTTCTTCTCGGCTCGGGTTTCCAAAGCCACGACATCACTTCCGGCATTGGGCTCAGTCAAACCAAAGGTCGCAATCTTTTCACCCTTCGCTTGGGGGATTAGGTATTTTTTCTTCTGTTCCTCATTACCCCAAGAGAGGATAGTAAGGCTGTTGAGACCGATGTGAACCGAAAGAATTACTCGTAAAGAGGTATCAACATATTCCAACTCTTCGCAGGCTAAACCCAAGGCGATGTAGTCAAAACCCGCACCCCCGTATCTGGTCGGGATTGATAATCCCAAGATATTTAGTTCTCCCATCTTCTTTAAGATATTTTTATCAAAATAGGCGTTGCGATCGTTTTCGCGGATGTTGGGTAGGACTTCCTTCTGGGCAAACTCTTTAGCCAATCTTTGGACCATCAGTTGCTCTTCACTGAAGGAAAAATCAATCATTTTCCCTCCCCTTTTTTATTGTCCGGGTAAAAATTGAATTGATGTTTTGCAAAAGTTTCTTTAACGAAAAGATCTCCTTCAACTCCTCCTTTTTTAAGTAACGACCAATTTCTTCATCCTCCCCTACCACCTTCGGAAAATCTTTTCCTTCTTCTTGGGCGCGAAACGATAATCTCTGGACCATCTCATAGGCTACCGAACGTTTTAATCCTTTTTTCACTAAGGCGAGAAGTAAACTTTGGGAGTAAAATTGTCCCTTTGCCAATCTTATATTTTCCAACATCCTTTCGGGGGAGACCACAAGATTTTTTAGGACCCGAGTTAAGAGATTTATTGAGTAATGCAAGAGATTGAAGGTGAGAGGGAGGATAATCCGTTCCGCGGCGGAATTGGTTAAATCCCTTTCGTGCCAGAGGGGGATATTTTCCAGGGCGGGGATGATTTGGGAACGAATGATTCTTGATAAAGCGCAAACCCTTTCGCAAAGGATGGGATTTTTCTTATGGGGCATAGCCGAAGAACCCTTTTGGCCGGCAAAAAATGGTTCGGCGACCTCACCAATTTCTGTCCTTTGTAAGTTTCTAATCTCTGTGGCAATCCTTTCCAAAGAACCAGCGATAATGGCGAGTACGGAAACAAGGTGTGCCAAACGGTCTCGGGGCAATACTTGGGTGGAAACTGGTTCTGGTTTCAATCCCAACTTTTTTAATGCCGCTTCTTCTACCATTGGTGGCAATTGACTGAAGGAACCTACAACCCCAGAAATTTTGCCGAAGGAGTTTTCTTCTTTTACCTCAGCCATCCTCTTGATATTCCTCTCCGTCTCCGTATACCAGGATAAACATTTTAATCCAAAGGTAATTGGTTCCGCATGCATCCCGTGGGTCCTGCCCATCATCGGCGTCTCTTTGTATCTTAGTGCCAATTCTTTAATCGTATCCCTTAAACTATTGAGAGAGGAGATAATTATCCCGCAAGCCTCCTGACATCTTAAAGCCAGAGCAGTGTCAACGATATCATAGGAAGTTAAACCAAAATGGATATATTCCGAATATTTGGGGATACTTTTTTCTAAACTAAGAACAAAGGCAATAACATCATGCCCGGTGACCTTTTCCAATTCCTCTATCTCTTTTAACTTATATTTTGCCCTTTTTATATATTGGTAAGCCTCTTTGGGGATTATACCCAATTCCGCTTGGGTTTCGGCAATTGCCTTTTCCACCTTTAAGAAATAACGAAACCGATTTTCCTCCTTCCAGATTCTCTCCATTTCTTTGGTGGTATAGCGGAAAGGCATTTAATAGCGGTAAAAGATTCTTATCTCTTCACCCTGCCGGTTGATTATCATATCAATCCGATTTTTTAATTTATCCGCGATCTCCTTGAAATTCCGGGCATTATTCGGTTTTTGATTATTAACCAAAATAATCACATCGCCTTCTTCCAAGCCAATCGCTTCGCCAATCGTATTCGGTTTCACTCGCACAATCACTACCCCTTGATCCGTGGTAAGCCGATATTTTTTCTTTAAGGCACGGTTGATGTTAGAAACCGTGATTCCCAATTTCGTCTCTATCTCCTCCGGAGTCTCTTCCGGCTTTTGTTCTTTTGCCTCCAAAACAAACTTCTTCACCGTATTGATGGGAATGGCAAAACCGATCCCTTCGGAGCCGCCGGCATGAGTGAAAATAAATGTGTTAATACCAATTACTTCTCCATTAGCATTGATTAAGGGACCGCCGGAATTTCCCGGATTGATTGCCGCATCGGTCTGAATCATATTCTCATAAGTCCTTCCGAACCGCTCCGAGGAGATTGTCCGGTTTAAAGCAGAGATCACACCAACAGTCACTGTTGGCTTGGCATCCTGGATTAACATCCCAAATGGATTGCCCAAGGCGATTGCCCATTCCCCAATCATTAAATCATCGGAATTTCCCAATTCGGCATACGGCAAATTTTTCCCTTCAATCTTCAAAAGGGCTAAATCCTTTTCCTGGTCTAAATCAATAATCCGGCCGGAAAACTCTCTTTTGTCCGGAAGGGTTACCTTGATTTCCGTTGCCATCTCCACCACATGGGCATTGGTAACAATATAGCCGTCCGGGCTAATAATTACCCCAGAACCTAAACCCCGGACTTCCTCCTTAAATCTCCTTTGGGGAAAGAAATCCCGGAAGAAATCGGACCAAAACGGGTCGGAGAAGGGAGAATAGAAGGGTGAGGAGACAATTTTAATCTGAGTGACGGTAATTGAAACGACCGCGGGACTAACCTTTTGCGCGGCAATGACAATCGCATTTCTTCGGGAGTTAGCAATCTCCTTTTGGGACTCACTTACTTGGACAAGAGACGGTAAGGGGGATGGGGGAGAGGTTGAGAAAGAAGGTAATCGGAAGCGGGGGCGAGAGAAAACCAATAAAAATAAAGAAAAACCAATTATTATCCCCAGGACTATATCCCGAAACCTTTTCGCCATCTTTCAATTGTACCAAAAATACCAGAAAGTCAAGTTTTTTCTTCACTTGGCTATAATGTTCCTGAACGGTCTATAGACCGTTCAGGCTTAAATAAGTAGTTATGGCAATCGTCCTCTCTCAATCTTAATCTTATGCTCAAAAAAGACCCCACCCAAAAACAATGGTAACCGTTACGGGTCGTACCCGTTTCTTGAGGTGAAATTTTTATTAAGGTTTTTAACTTTTTGGGTGTTATATTATAAGGAGGCAAGTATGGGAGTGATAGATGTCTTAAAGAGGATTAGGGTTGACCTTTTTGGCTTTCCATTTCCCGAAGCGAGAGAAAAATCTGGCAAAGGAGGTGCTCTGGGCAATCACTGAGGCACTCCAAAATAACTGATCCCCAAGGGGAAAACCGAAAAAGAAGAGGGTGAGAGGTAAAAAAGGAGGGTTTTATCTTTATAAGAAGTGGGGGGCGATATAGGGGGCGGTATAGGGGATTTAATAGGGGGCGTAAGGGCAGGTCTAAGAGAAGGTGTAATTCCGGATTTAATAGAGGGTTTAATGGAGGATATAATACAGGGTGTAATCGGGGGTCTAACCGAGAGTCTAATAGGGGGTGTAATCCCGAGCCGTATCGGGAAGGTAAGGGAGGGGGTAATGGGGGATATAATTGGGAGAGGCTTCCCAAGAGTGGTATCTTTTGTAATACGGTCAAAAAGAGACTTAAACAATTATGGAGTAAGACTTATCTTTTGAGAATTAGCAAAAAAGAAAGAAGAGAATGGGTAGGGGGAGAGGAGTCATCGGGAGGTTAGATAAGATAGCACTTTCCGACTTTTGGGTGGTCGCGATCTCTCTGAATAGTACAAGAAAATAAAAAAGGCGGAGAGGGTTGACTCTCCGCCTTTCTCTTTTTGTGGTTTTAGTGCAAGATTATCGCCTTGGTCGTTTGCGAGCCATTATCCAGTTTCATCTTTAAGAAGTAAATGCCATTGGAAATTGAATTGCCATTTCTATCTTTACCGTCCCAAACCAAGTTGCCATCTTTCGCTTCGTTTATCTCCTTTACTACTTTACCGGTCGCATCATAGATTGATAGCCCTTTCACACCTTTGAGAATAAGAGGCATCCTCAATGGATTATTGATCTTTATCTCGGTTTTAGTAATTCCCTTTCCTTCTTTTATCTCCACTTGCTGCCGGCTGAAAATTAAAGTACCATAGGTTGCCGCATTATTCCAGTTTGCTCCCGGCATCGTTGTGGGCCAAGTTCCCCAATAAACACTCCCAGGGGCTGCTGAGACGTAGACATAGAAACCAACCGTATCCTCTTCCGGATTGATCGTATAGTTCCATTTCTGAGTTCCCTTTGCTACTACCGCCTCAAACTGCAAATGACCAGAGGCAGTACTTGCCCGAGAGATACCATTACCGGTTAACCAACGAGTCCAATAAGCGCTTGGGATATTCCCCGTGCCGATTAAAGCCCGATAAACGACTGTATCCCGGGTCAGCCAGACGAACCAGTGGTTCCCTTCCGAAGAGTCAGTGGTCCAGACTCGGTTATAATTCTCATCCAAGTAACAACCAAACTGGTCGTAGTCTTCCCGGGTTGCCTTGGCGACAAAGTCAAGTGCCCAATAGACATTATTGGAATCGTGTTTCACATACAGGAAGACACTGCCTGGTGGTCTTGCCCCACTCCCTTGCATATTTAAGACATCGGAGATATCCCATTTTAAGGCATCCGCCCATTCCGTTGGTTGGATCTCACCATCAACCGTTGGGATTACTTGATACCAGGGGGCAATTAAAGTATCCCGAACTAAGAAAGAAAAAGTAGTCTGCCTTAAAGTATCATTTGCTCGGTTGGAATCGTTCGGCAAGTCGGTAAACATCTTTACTTGATAAGAAGCACCGGCCGGACCAACTAACCAGTTTGGAAAAGAGACCAAAGCGGTCTCATTCGGAGCGAGGGTTCCGGTATAAGTTAAATTCTGATTATAAATCCTTGTGCCCGCAGAATCAATCCAACAATAGACCGGAATATTGGAGACACTATTCGTGCCGAAGTTTTTAATTCGGGCAAGGGGGGCAATTACACTATTCGGGTCAACCAATTGGGTCGGTCTTCTTATTGCATCAACCCCAACATCCAATCCGGTTGGTGGAGGGAAATAAAGCCGCAAGCAGACAACCTCATCCGGTGTGCCTTGATTGAGATATAAGAGAAAAGTATCGCGCCACATCTCACAACCACCCGCAATTCCCGTAATCTCCGGTATCACCTGCTGGTCAAGTTTGGTAAGAACCGGATAACTGAACTTGGCAATCTTTCCCTGAGAGGCTCCGGTCTGGACCGACATCCAAAGGAAACCGTGATTATCATAACCAACACCATAAGAGGTATCAATATTAGAATAAGAATGGGGATTGTATGGTGTATCTTTATAGAATTTCCAGAAAGGAGTACTGAAATTAAGAGAGATGAGGGAATCTAAGGGATCACTACCTAAGGCACGATGACAAGAAAGACCGGTTCCCGGAGTAAAAGAGCGGACTACGGTTCGGGTCGGGACATGGATGACATTAACTGCTGTTCTCCAGGAGGCAAAAACCGTATCGCCCCGGCAGGTCATATCCCGCCAGCCCCACCGGTCAGTGATTCCCGCGGGTTGGTTAAAGGAATCAATCAAGGTGCGCGTCCTTAAATTATAGACATAAACTTCCATATAGTCAGGGGAGGTGGTAGAGGAAGCACCTTCGGAGACCCAGAGGATGGTATCGTTAACCGGGGTTAAGCCAACATGGTAAGTATCGGGTAAGGCGATCCGCCATTCAATCGTATACGGAATCGCCTTTTCTACTGGTGACGGAGGAACTGGAGAAAGTTTTGGAACTAAAACCTCATTAGTGAAGTCAAAATTCTCTGCGGGTTGTTCAGAAGGAGTAAGGGAAGTCTCTCCGGCAAAAAGGAAAACGAAGATAGTTAAAAATAAAGATATTTTATAAAGTTTCATAAATCCTTCCATAAACTTTAATAATAACACAAAAACTTATTTTGTCAAACACTCAACTCGCTATTGAAGATAACCGCGAAATCTTGTGGTTCCATTTCTCTTATCTATCCTATCTCGCGGAGATAATTTTTCTTATCTTGACTTTGAAATATCCTCTGATAGAATAAAATATGAAAAAAGAGATAAAGACCATCTTAG is a window from the candidate division WOR-3 bacterium genome containing:
- a CDS encoding trypsin-like peptidase domain-containing protein — protein: MAKRFRDIVLGIIIGFSLFLLVFSRPRFRLPSFSTSPPSPLPSLVQVSESQKEIANSRRNAIVIAAQKVSPAVVSITVTQIKIVSSPFYSPFSDPFWSDFFRDFFPQRRFKEEVRGLGSGVIISPDGYIVTNAHVVEMATEIKVTLPDKREFSGRIIDLDQEKDLALLKIEGKNLPYAELGNSDDLMIGEWAIALGNPFGMLIQDAKPTVTVGVISALNRTISSERFGRTYENMIQTDAAINPGNSGGPLINANGEVIGINTFIFTHAGGSEGIGFAIPINTVKKFVLEAKEQKPEETPEEIETKLGITVSNINRALKKKYRLTTDQGVVIVRVKPNTIGEAIGLEEGDVIILVNNQKPNNARNFKEIADKLKNRIDMIINRQGEEIRIFYRY
- a CDS encoding FlgD immunoglobulin-like domain containing protein, with translation MKLYKISLFLTIFVFLFAGETSLTPSEQPAENFDFTNEVLVPKLSPVPPSPVEKAIPYTIEWRIALPDTYHVGLTPVNDTILWVSEGASSTTSPDYMEVYVYNLRTRTLIDSFNQPAGITDRWGWRDMTCRGDTVFASWRTAVNVIHVPTRTVVRSFTPGTGLSCHRALGSDPLDSLISLNFSTPFWKFYKDTPYNPHSYSNIDTSYGVGYDNHGFLWMSVQTGASQGKIAKFSYPVLTKLDQQVIPEITGIAGGCEMWRDTFLLYLNQGTPDEVVCLRLYFPPPTGLDVGVDAIRRPTQLVDPNSVIAPLARIKNFGTNSVSNIPVYCWIDSAGTRIYNQNLTYTGTLAPNETALVSFPNWLVGPAGASYQVKMFTDLPNDSNRANDTLRQTTFSFLVRDTLIAPWYQVIPTVDGEIQPTEWADALKWDISDVLNMQGSGARPPGSVFLYVKHDSNNVYWALDFVAKATREDYDQFGCYLDENYNRVWTTDSSEGNHWFVWLTRDTVVYRALIGTGNIPSAYWTRWLTGNGISRASTASGHLQFEAVVAKGTQKWNYTINPEEDTVGFYVYVSAAPGSVYWGTWPTTMPGANWNNAATYGTLIFSRQQVEIKEGKGITKTEIKINNPLRMPLILKGVKGLSIYDATGKVVKEINEAKDGNLVWDGKDRNGNSISNGIYFLKMKLDNGSQTTKAIILH